The segment ACTCGAAGGCGGCCCGCTGGACTGCCTTAGCGATTGTGGCTTTCACCATGCTCTGCGGCTATTTCCTGACGGATGTCATGTCGCCACTAAAACCCATGCTCGAAGAAGAACTGGCCTGGACCAGTACAGACTTTGGTATCTTTACCAGTGCCTACGGCTGGTTTAATGTATTCTTCCTGATGCTGATCTTCGGAGGAATGATTTTGGACAAGATGGGAGTTCGTTTCACCGGTATGGGAGCTTGCTGCTTGATGCTGATCGGATGTGCCATAAAATACGCTGCTGTAGCCGGATATATTGGTGCTGAAGGAACAATCTTCGGATGGAAATCCCAAGTTGCTCTCGCCTCTTTAGGTTATGCAATCTTTGGTGTCGGTGTAGAAATTGCAGGAATCACCGTATCCAAAGTCATCGTAAAATGGTTTAAAGGGAAAGAACTGGCATTAGCTATGGGACTGGAAATGGCAACGGCCCGTATCGGAACCATGTTGGCCATGGCAGTAACCGTTCCTTTCGCCAAATACTTCCAGAGTGTTTCTGCACCGGTATTGCTTTGTCTGATCATGCTTTGTATCGGTACGATTTCATACATGGTTTACATTGTAATGGACCGCAAGCTGGAAGCTTCGATGAGTGCCGAAGAGGAAGAAAAAGAAGAACCGTTCCGTATGTCGGATGTATTCCTCATCATCAAGAACAAAGGATTCTGGCTGATTGCCTTGTTGTGCGTTTTGTTCTATTCAGCTGTTTTCCCATTCATCAAATATGCGACGGACCTGATGGTCAACAAATACCACGTCGAACAGGAACTGGCCGGATTTATCCCGAGTCTGTTGCCACTGGGAACACTTTTCCTTACGCCGTTCTTCGGTAATCTGTATGACCGGAAAGGAAAAGGAGCAACCATCATGATCATCGGTGCGGTTATGCTAATCGGTGTGCATCTGCTGTTTGCCCTACCAATCCTGAATGAATGGTGGTTTGCTACACTGGTAATGATCGTATTGGGTATAGCTTTCTCACTGGTTCCGTCGGCTATGTGGCCTTCAGTTCCAAAAATCATTCCGGAAAAGCAATTAGGAACAGCTTATGCCTTGATCTTCTGGGTACAGAACTGGGGACTGATGGGCGTTCCGGCATTGATTGGCTGGGTATTGGATACCTACTGCAAGCTTGATACCACCAACGGAGGTCCGGCCTACGATTATACGCTGCCGATGATTATTTTCTGTTGCTTCGGTATCGTGGCTTTGTTCATTGCCGTAATGCTGAAACGGGAAGACAAGAAAAAAGGTTACGGTTTGGAATTACCCAATATCAAGCAATAACCTACTGATTTTACTTTATTCCGATTATATTAAGACGCAGGCCATGAAACACATAGGCCTGCGTCTGCCATTTTAACTCAAAAGAAATGAAACCTGAACAGATACTTTTGGATGTCCATACGCACACCATTGCCAGTGGACATGCTTTCAGCAGCCTGCAGGAAATGGTACATGCTGCTGCAGACAAAGGATTGAAGATACTGGGAATTACAGAACATGCACCAGGTATTCCGGGAACATGTGCTCCGATTTACTTCCGAAACCTGCACGTCGTACCCCGGCACATGTATGGCGTCGAATTGCTGTTAGGAGCCGAACTGAATATTCTGGACTACGAAGGCCATATCGATCTGGAAGAGTTTTATTGGAAGATGCTCGACATCCGTATTGCCGGAATCCATTCCTTATGTTACCAGAACGGAACAGTAGAGCAAAATACAGCGGCCATGTTAGGAGCGATTCACCATCCGTATGTACAGATCATCAGTCACCCCGGCGACGGAACAGCCGATTTGCTGTTTGAACCCATCGTCCAGGCAGCTAAAGAAACAGGGACGTTATTGGAAATTAATAACAGCTCACTGAATCCGGTTCGACACAAAGTCAAGG is part of the Parabacteroides sp. AD58 genome and harbors:
- a CDS encoding MFS transporter, with the protein product MTELIQRKLSDSKAARWTALAIVAFTMLCGYFLTDVMSPLKPMLEEELAWTSTDFGIFTSAYGWFNVFFLMLIFGGMILDKMGVRFTGMGACCLMLIGCAIKYAAVAGYIGAEGTIFGWKSQVALASLGYAIFGVGVEIAGITVSKVIVKWFKGKELALAMGLEMATARIGTMLAMAVTVPFAKYFQSVSAPVLLCLIMLCIGTISYMVYIVMDRKLEASMSAEEEEKEEPFRMSDVFLIIKNKGFWLIALLCVLFYSAVFPFIKYATDLMVNKYHVEQELAGFIPSLLPLGTLFLTPFFGNLYDRKGKGATIMIIGAVMLIGVHLLFALPILNEWWFATLVMIVLGIAFSLVPSAMWPSVPKIIPEKQLGTAYALIFWVQNWGLMGVPALIGWVLDTYCKLDTTNGGPAYDYTLPMIIFCCFGIVALFIAVMLKREDKKKGYGLELPNIKQ
- a CDS encoding phosphatase, whose translation is MKPEQILLDVHTHTIASGHAFSSLQEMVHAAADKGLKILGITEHAPGIPGTCAPIYFRNLHVVPRHMYGVELLLGAELNILDYEGHIDLEEFYWKMLDIRIAGIHSLCYQNGTVEQNTAAMLGAIHHPYVQIISHPGDGTADLLFEPIVQAAKETGTLLEINNSSLNPVRHKVKAHDNNLEILRLCKQYEIPVILGSDAHISFSIAQYDHIYPLLQEVDFPDRLIVNDKPNLFKQLLKPLPA